One window of Klebsiella quasivariicola genomic DNA carries:
- the nac gene encoding nitrogen assimilation transcriptional regulator NAC: MNLRRLKYFVKIVDIGSLTQAAEVLHIAQPALSQQVATLEGEMDQQLLIRTKRGVTPTEAGKILYTHARTILRQCEQAQLAVNNVGQTLRGQVSIGLAPGTAASAITMPLLQTVRNELPEVMVYLQESSGTALNDKLLAGQLDMAVLYERSPVAGIVSQPLLKEDLYLVGTRDCPGQSVDLTAVAEMNLFLPRDYSAVRARVTEAFTLRRLSAKIIGEIESITTLTAAIASGMGATVLPESAARSLCGAANGWMARISTPSMSLSLSLNMSARGSLSPQAQAVKEILLSLVSRPSLENRELQLVS; the protein is encoded by the coding sequence ATGAACTTAAGACGACTGAAATATTTTGTGAAAATCGTCGATATCGGCAGTCTGACCCAGGCCGCTGAAGTCTTGCACATCGCCCAACCGGCCCTCAGCCAGCAGGTCGCGACCCTGGAAGGTGAAATGGACCAGCAGTTGCTGATACGCACCAAGCGAGGGGTCACGCCAACGGAAGCCGGTAAAATTCTCTATACCCATGCGCGGACCATTTTGCGCCAGTGCGAGCAGGCGCAGCTGGCGGTTAATAACGTCGGCCAGACGCTGCGTGGTCAGGTCTCGATTGGCCTGGCGCCGGGTACTGCAGCTTCCGCGATTACCATGCCGTTGCTGCAGACGGTGCGTAATGAGCTGCCTGAGGTGATGGTCTATCTGCAGGAGAGCAGTGGCACCGCGCTGAATGACAAACTGCTGGCGGGCCAGCTGGATATGGCGGTGCTGTATGAGCGTTCACCGGTGGCCGGCATCGTCAGTCAGCCGCTGCTGAAAGAGGACCTCTATCTGGTGGGTACCCGCGACTGCCCGGGACAGAGCGTGGATCTCACGGCGGTGGCGGAGATGAACCTGTTCCTGCCGCGGGATTACAGCGCGGTACGGGCGCGGGTCACCGAGGCGTTCACCCTGCGTCGTCTGTCGGCGAAAATTATCGGCGAGATCGAATCCATTACCACCCTGACCGCGGCTATCGCCAGCGGCATGGGGGCGACGGTCCTGCCGGAATCCGCTGCCCGCTCCCTGTGCGGCGCGGCAAACGGCTGGATGGCGCGGATTAGCACGCCGTCGATGAGCCTGTCGCTGTCGCTGAATATGTCGGCACGCGGTAGTCTGTCGCCGCAGGCGCAGGCGGTGAAAGAGATCCTGCTGTCTCTGGTGAGCCGCCCGTCGCTGGAGAACCGTGAACTGCAGCTGGTTAGTTAG
- the cbl gene encoding HTH-type transcriptional regulator Cbl — translation MNFQQLKIIREAARQDYNLTEVANMLYTSQSGVSRHIRELEEELGIEIFIRRGKRLLGMTEPGKALLSIAERILNEASNVRRLADLFTNDASGVLTIATTHTQARYSLPPVIKAFRELFSDVRVELVQGTPQEIEALLHNGGADIGIASERLSNDPTLAAFPWFRWHHSLLVPKDHPLTQVSPLTLEAIARWPLITYRQGITGRSRIDEAFNRKGLMPDIVLSAQDSDVIKTYVELGLGVGLVAEQSGDAREADTFTRLDTRHLFDANTVWLGLKRGQLQRNYVWRFIELCNAGLSLDEIKRQAMEPEEAAIDYQI, via the coding sequence GTGAACTTCCAGCAACTGAAAATTATCCGTGAGGCGGCCCGTCAGGATTACAACCTGACGGAAGTCGCGAATATGCTCTATACCTCGCAGTCAGGCGTCAGTCGCCATATCCGGGAACTGGAAGAGGAGCTGGGGATTGAGATCTTTATCCGCCGCGGTAAGCGCCTGTTAGGCATGACCGAGCCGGGTAAAGCGCTATTATCGATTGCCGAGCGGATCCTCAATGAAGCCAGCAACGTCCGGCGGCTGGCGGATCTCTTTACGAATGATGCCTCCGGCGTTTTAACCATCGCCACCACCCATACCCAGGCGCGCTATAGCCTGCCGCCGGTGATTAAAGCCTTCCGTGAGCTGTTCTCTGATGTCCGCGTCGAACTGGTGCAGGGCACCCCGCAGGAAATCGAAGCGCTGCTGCATAACGGCGGGGCGGATATTGGCATCGCCAGCGAGCGCCTGAGCAACGATCCGACGCTGGCGGCTTTCCCCTGGTTCCGCTGGCATCACAGCCTGCTGGTGCCGAAGGATCACCCCCTGACCCAGGTTTCTCCCCTGACGCTGGAGGCGATTGCCCGCTGGCCGTTAATCACCTATCGGCAGGGGATCACTGGCCGTTCGCGTATCGATGAAGCTTTCAACCGCAAAGGGCTGATGCCGGATATCGTGCTGAGCGCGCAGGATTCCGATGTTATCAAGACCTATGTTGAGCTGGGGCTGGGGGTCGGGTTGGTCGCTGAGCAGTCCGGGGATGCCCGGGAAGCCGATACTTTTACGCGCCTCGATACCCGCCATCTGTTCGATGCCAATACCGTGTGGCTGGGCTTAAAGCGGGGCCAGCTCCAGCGCAATTACGTCTGGCGCTTTATCGAACTGTGCAATGCCGGACTGTCGCTTGATGAGATCAAGCGCCAGGCGATGGAGCCGGAAGAGGCTGCTATCGACTATCAGATTTAA
- the ldtA gene encoding L,D-transpeptidase, with amino-acid sequence MTMRRVKLLCSALMLLASHSALAVSYPLPPEGSRLVGSTFTIAVPENNTQPLESFAAQYGQGLSNMLEANPGVDVYLPHSGSTLTIPQQLILPDTVREGIVINVAEMRLYYYPPMGNSVEVLPIGIGQAGRETPRNWVTAVERKQEGPTWVPTANTRREYAKEGKTLPALVPPGPDNPMGLYAIYIGRLYAIHGTNANFGIGLRVSQGCIRLRNDDIKFLFDNVPVGTRVQLIDQPVKYTVEPDGSHWLEVHEPLSRNRAEFESDRKVPLPMTSSLREFTQGPGVSPSQAEQTLQRRSGMPVNISAAAVQGSL; translated from the coding sequence ATGACGATGCGGCGTGTGAAATTACTCTGTTCGGCGCTGATGCTGCTCGCCAGCCATAGCGCACTGGCCGTCAGCTATCCGCTGCCGCCGGAGGGAAGCCGTCTGGTAGGCAGCACATTTACCATCGCCGTTCCGGAGAACAACACCCAACCGCTGGAAAGTTTTGCTGCCCAGTACGGCCAGGGGTTGAGCAATATGCTGGAAGCTAACCCCGGCGTTGATGTATATCTGCCGCATTCCGGTTCAACACTAACCATCCCCCAGCAGTTGATCCTGCCCGACACGGTGCGCGAAGGGATCGTCATCAACGTCGCGGAAATGCGCCTCTATTATTACCCGCCAATGGGTAATAGCGTCGAAGTCCTGCCAATCGGCATCGGTCAGGCGGGGCGTGAAACGCCGCGTAACTGGGTGACGGCGGTAGAGCGCAAGCAGGAGGGACCGACCTGGGTTCCGACCGCCAATACCCGGCGCGAGTATGCGAAAGAGGGCAAAACCCTGCCGGCGCTGGTGCCGCCCGGGCCTGATAATCCGATGGGGCTGTATGCGATCTACATTGGCAGGCTGTACGCCATCCACGGCACCAACGCTAACTTTGGCATTGGGCTGCGCGTCAGCCAGGGGTGCATTCGCCTGCGCAATGACGATATTAAATTCCTGTTTGATAATGTGCCGGTCGGGACGCGCGTCCAGCTAATCGATCAGCCGGTGAAGTACACCGTGGAGCCGGACGGCAGCCATTGGCTGGAGGTGCACGAGCCGCTGTCGCGCAACCGGGCGGAATTTGAATCTGACAGAAAGGTCCCCTTACCGATGACGTCGTCGCTGCGCGAGTTTACTCAGGGGCCGGGAGTGAGTCCTTCGCAGGCCGAGCAAACCCTGCAGCGCCGCTCCGGCATGCCGGTGAATATCAGCGCTGCAGCGGTGCAGGGGAGTTTGTAG
- a CDS encoding GntR family transcriptional regulator: MVMQTNPSHAATEDTAAARYEVIRQFLRHILVAQRVPKGLVLLEGPLAQLFGTSRVPVRRALSLLHEEGLITRFEGRGFIVAQPDEEVEPLRLALTRELFGLDEQQPLVDTRTSGEKVLENLQVVLSTAMVFGCYSVNEQKAAQYYNVSRSVIRESLMRLRDKGLVEKEPYSQWLTGPLTAREIADHFEIRASLEPAALCKAGPHLPSAWLASMLQKTQGYKGRQLTAAELELLEEDLHIRCLEPAGNKLMMQILRQHQSPFIITRIFYDLLAIPVETATLEEHALVYDMLLKGNWALAAACLKDHLERAQSRTLQRLKVLSVLPVPELPDFMEAN; the protein is encoded by the coding sequence ATGGTCATGCAGACAAACCCTTCGCATGCGGCAACGGAAGACACCGCCGCTGCGCGCTATGAAGTTATTCGTCAGTTTTTACGTCATATTCTGGTTGCCCAGCGAGTGCCCAAGGGGCTGGTGCTTCTGGAAGGTCCGTTAGCACAATTATTCGGTACCAGCCGGGTGCCAGTGCGTCGGGCGCTCAGTCTGTTACATGAAGAAGGGTTAATTACCCGCTTCGAGGGGCGTGGTTTTATCGTGGCGCAGCCTGACGAAGAGGTCGAGCCATTGCGCCTTGCCCTGACCAGGGAGCTCTTCGGCCTTGACGAGCAGCAGCCCCTGGTGGATACCCGTACCAGTGGTGAAAAGGTGCTGGAAAACCTGCAGGTTGTACTCTCAACAGCGATGGTATTTGGCTGTTACTCGGTAAATGAGCAAAAAGCGGCACAATATTATAATGTTAGCCGCTCGGTGATCCGTGAAAGTCTGATGCGTTTGCGCGACAAGGGACTGGTAGAAAAAGAACCTTACTCACAGTGGTTGACCGGCCCGCTTACCGCGCGCGAAATCGCCGATCACTTCGAGATCCGCGCCAGCCTTGAACCCGCAGCGCTGTGCAAGGCAGGCCCTCATCTTCCATCGGCGTGGCTGGCGTCTATGCTGCAAAAGACGCAGGGTTATAAAGGTCGACAATTGACCGCCGCGGAACTGGAGTTACTGGAAGAAGATCTTCACATCCGCTGCCTCGAACCGGCAGGTAATAAGCTGATGATGCAGATCCTGCGCCAGCATCAGTCCCCTTTCATCATCACGCGTATCTTCTATGATTTACTGGCCATTCCGGTAGAAACCGCCACGCTGGAAGAACACGCTCTGGTGTATGACATGTTGCTGAAAGGAAACTGGGCGCTGGCGGCCGCCTGCCTGAAAGATCACCTTGAACGCGCGCAATCCCGGACGCTTCAGCGTTTAAAAGTGCTTTCCGTGCTGCCTGTCCCCGAGTTACCCGATTTTATGGAAGCGAACTAA
- a CDS encoding amidase family protein — MNANTIRLQFQQGQIDACAIAALFASGQLSPLAFTEACLTAAKETQGIFITLTPERARQEAAASTQRWRKGAPLSPLDGIPVCWKDLFDITGTRTTAGSATRLDAPLATHDAGMVARLTQAGMVTIGKTNLSEFAFSGLGINPTFTTPALLATDGEEHVPGGSSSGAARAVAQGVACIAIGTDTAGSVRIPAAFNGAVGFRASRHRYDASGVFPLAASLDTLGPLCRSVRDAYALDVILCGEETTSSPVPRLIVDPDILDAADASVRDNSVSLLSRLAASGVVVEYRCLPAFHEALTWIAHHGWPGAIEAFQLHASLLASPAATAMDPFIRRRLLASGTIDPAVLTSFMRLRPVWQQALAEELNGAILVTPTVAHTAPRLAPLQADAETFALANSATLRLTMPGSLLDMPGLAVPSGTTANGLYTSLLFSSSSGEDRSLLGAACAVAHLLAPSKGDGANSLSLNSKGK, encoded by the coding sequence ATGAACGCGAATACGATTCGCCTGCAATTTCAGCAGGGGCAAATTGATGCCTGTGCCATTGCCGCGCTGTTTGCCAGCGGCCAGCTGTCGCCACTTGCGTTTACGGAAGCCTGCCTGACGGCGGCAAAAGAGACCCAGGGGATTTTTATTACGCTGACTCCCGAACGCGCCCGTCAGGAGGCTGCCGCCTCGACGCAGCGCTGGCGTAAGGGCGCGCCGCTGAGCCCGCTGGACGGTATCCCGGTCTGCTGGAAAGATTTATTCGATATCACCGGGACCCGAACCACTGCAGGTTCCGCAACCCGTCTGGATGCGCCTCTCGCGACACACGATGCCGGAATGGTAGCGCGCCTGACGCAGGCGGGAATGGTGACTATCGGCAAAACCAATCTGAGTGAGTTTGCCTTTTCCGGCCTGGGTATTAACCCGACGTTTACCACCCCGGCATTACTGGCAACCGATGGCGAGGAACATGTTCCTGGCGGCTCTTCCAGTGGCGCGGCGCGAGCGGTTGCTCAAGGGGTGGCCTGTATTGCAATAGGAACGGACACCGCGGGTTCCGTGCGTATCCCTGCTGCGTTTAACGGAGCAGTCGGTTTTCGCGCCAGCCGTCACCGCTATGACGCGAGCGGAGTGTTTCCCCTGGCGGCGTCTCTCGATACGCTCGGGCCTCTTTGTCGCAGCGTTCGCGATGCTTACGCCCTTGATGTCATTCTCTGTGGCGAGGAGACGACTTCGTCGCCGGTTCCACGGTTAATTGTCGATCCGGACATTCTCGACGCCGCTGATGCTAGCGTCCGTGACAACAGTGTCTCGTTGCTGTCCCGATTAGCGGCGTCAGGCGTTGTTGTTGAATATCGGTGCCTGCCAGCCTTTCATGAGGCACTTACCTGGATTGCTCACCATGGCTGGCCAGGGGCGATTGAAGCCTTTCAGTTACATGCCTCGCTGTTGGCATCACCGGCAGCAACGGCGATGGATCCGTTCATTCGCCGCCGGCTGCTGGCCTCCGGCACGATTGATCCGGCGGTGCTCACCAGCTTTATGCGTCTACGTCCGGTCTGGCAGCAGGCACTGGCTGAAGAACTCAATGGCGCGATTTTGGTGACCCCGACGGTCGCGCATACCGCGCCGCGACTGGCGCCCTTGCAGGCGGATGCCGAGACATTTGCCCTCGCCAATAGCGCCACGCTGCGCTTAACCATGCCAGGTAGTTTACTGGATATGCCCGGTCTCGCGGTGCCAAGCGGTACGACGGCGAACGGCCTGTATACCAGTCTGCTTTTCTCTTCATCGAGCGGTGAAGATCGCTCGCTTTTAGGCGCTGCCTGTGCAGTAGCGCATCTGCTGGCGCCCTCCAAAGGTGATGGCGCCAATTCGTTATCCCTCAACTCAAAAGGAAAATAA
- a CDS encoding polysaccharide deacetylase family protein, whose product MAKEILCAFGVDVDAVAGWLGSYGGEDSPDDISRGLFAGEVGAPRLLKLFAEQQLRTTWFIPGHSIETFPEQMKAVVEAGHEVGIHGYSHENPIAMTPAQEEAVLDRSIELVTQLAGKRPTGYVAPWWEFSNVTNELLLKKGIKYDHSLMHNDFHPYYVRVGDSWTKIDYSKHPDAWMKPLQRGEETDLVEIPANWYLDDLPPMMFIKKSPNSHGFVNPRHLEEMWRDQFDWVYRENDYAVFTMTIHPDVSGRPQVLLMLERLIQYIRSHDGVRFVTFDEIADDFKARKPRSA is encoded by the coding sequence ATGGCCAAAGAAATCCTTTGCGCATTTGGTGTGGACGTTGATGCCGTTGCCGGCTGGCTGGGGTCATACGGTGGCGAGGATTCACCAGATGATATCTCACGCGGCTTGTTTGCCGGGGAAGTGGGCGCGCCACGACTGCTGAAACTGTTCGCGGAGCAGCAATTACGTACGACGTGGTTTATTCCCGGGCATTCGATAGAGACCTTTCCGGAGCAGATGAAAGCGGTTGTGGAGGCAGGGCATGAGGTGGGGATCCATGGTTATAGCCATGAGAACCCGATTGCCATGACGCCGGCCCAGGAGGAAGCCGTGCTGGATCGTAGCATCGAACTGGTAACGCAGTTAGCCGGTAAACGCCCAACCGGGTATGTGGCGCCGTGGTGGGAATTTAGCAATGTGACTAACGAGCTGCTGTTAAAAAAGGGCATTAAATACGACCACAGTCTGATGCACAACGACTTCCATCCGTACTATGTCAGGGTAGGTGACAGCTGGACAAAAATCGACTACAGCAAGCATCCCGATGCGTGGATGAAACCATTGCAGCGCGGAGAGGAGACCGATCTGGTTGAAATTCCAGCCAACTGGTATCTCGACGATCTGCCACCGATGATGTTTATCAAAAAATCCCCTAATAGCCATGGCTTCGTCAACCCACGCCATCTGGAGGAGATGTGGCGCGACCAGTTCGACTGGGTCTATCGCGAAAATGATTACGCCGTCTTCACCATGACTATCCATCCCGATGTTTCCGGCCGTCCCCAGGTGTTGTTGATGCTTGAACGCCTGATTCAGTACATCCGTAGCCACGATGGCGTTCGCTTCGTGACCTTTGACGAAATTGCAGATGATTTTAAAGCGCGCAAACCGCGCTCGGCATAA
- a CDS encoding MFS transporter — protein sequence MSIFNKTSVNGWQPQQLTIKDVKFATWIAFFAWVFAVYDFILFGTLLPEIGLHFGWNEVEQAEIATWVAVGGAVIALAIGPLVDRLGRRMGIVITVGGAALCSLLTAVGGAWGKGALTAIRSVAGLGYAEQTVNATYLSELYTALDDPKLNKRKGFVYSLVQGGWPVGALVASALTAILMPIIGWQGSFIFAALPSLVIAVLALKLKETPQFQVQKKIQHLREQGQVAEARQVAQDYQISWEEHHRGGIAAAFRGPSLRATLVLGAAVLINWFAIQIFSVLGTTVITKTHDVSFNNSLLILILSNLVGYCGYLAHGWLGDRIGRRNTIAVGWMLGGVAFAGMLYCPDNFATIVTLYSIGLFFLIGPYAAALFFISESFPTAIRATAGALIGAMGPVGAIIASVGTTAVLSHEGHWQDAALWFGAIPCFISGGVMWLARGDVQHASGMNKTVNTQPQA from the coding sequence ATGAGCATTTTTAACAAAACCTCCGTAAACGGCTGGCAGCCGCAGCAGTTAACCATCAAGGATGTGAAATTTGCCACCTGGATTGCCTTTTTTGCCTGGGTTTTCGCTGTCTATGATTTCATCCTTTTTGGCACGTTGCTGCCGGAAATTGGTCTCCATTTTGGCTGGAATGAGGTTGAGCAAGCGGAAATCGCCACCTGGGTGGCGGTAGGCGGCGCAGTGATCGCGCTGGCGATTGGTCCGCTGGTCGATCGTCTGGGACGCCGGATGGGGATTGTCATTACCGTTGGCGGTGCCGCGTTGTGCTCATTACTGACCGCTGTGGGCGGCGCATGGGGCAAAGGTGCGCTGACGGCCATTCGCTCTGTCGCGGGGTTGGGATACGCGGAACAGACGGTGAACGCCACCTATTTATCGGAGCTGTATACCGCGCTCGACGATCCGAAGCTCAACAAACGTAAAGGGTTTGTCTACAGTCTTGTGCAAGGTGGCTGGCCGGTCGGCGCGCTGGTTGCTTCAGCATTGACCGCCATTTTAATGCCCATCATCGGCTGGCAGGGCAGCTTCATTTTTGCGGCATTACCTTCACTGGTCATCGCTGTGCTGGCGCTAAAACTTAAAGAAACACCTCAGTTCCAGGTACAAAAGAAAATCCAACATTTGCGTGAACAAGGGCAGGTCGCCGAAGCCCGTCAGGTCGCTCAGGATTATCAGATTTCATGGGAAGAACATCACCGCGGTGGGATTGCCGCAGCGTTTCGTGGTCCATCACTGCGCGCCACCCTGGTACTGGGGGCGGCGGTCCTGATTAACTGGTTTGCCATTCAGATTTTTAGCGTGCTCGGAACGACGGTCATCACCAAAACCCATGATGTTTCTTTTAACAACTCATTGCTTATCTTAATCCTGTCCAACCTCGTGGGCTATTGCGGTTACCTGGCTCACGGCTGGCTGGGCGACCGGATTGGGCGTCGTAACACTATCGCGGTCGGGTGGATGCTGGGCGGTGTGGCGTTTGCCGGCATGCTTTACTGTCCGGACAACTTTGCCACTATCGTCACGCTCTACAGTATTGGTCTGTTCTTCCTGATTGGTCCCTACGCCGCCGCGCTGTTTTTCATTAGCGAAAGCTTTCCTACCGCCATCCGTGCTACGGCAGGGGCGCTGATTGGCGCGATGGGACCGGTCGGGGCGATCATCGCCAGCGTTGGTACCACCGCGGTGTTAAGCCATGAAGGGCACTGGCAGGATGCTGCGCTGTGGTTTGGCGCCATACCCTGCTTTATCTCGGGTGGGGTGATGTGGCTGGCGCGTGGCGATGTCCAGCACGCGTCAGGGATGAACAAGACCGTTAATACGCAACCTCAGGCGTAA
- a CDS encoding SDR family NAD(P)-dependent oxidoreductase — METTNISQPVAAISGAASGIGLALATLYARRGVRVIAGYYPDDPHDPTVAAAQVEEAGGDALWLPLNVADTASVDTFIAQGVAHFGRLDYVIANAGILRCASIEEMSDERWSEMLNVDLTGVMRCFRAASPRLVSGGSLVAISSIAGGVYGWQEHAHYAAAKAAVPGLCRSLAVELAPRGIRCNAVIPGLIETPQSLDKQNSLGPEGLAKAARSIPLGRVGCPDDIARVVAFLTSDESRYLTGQSLIVDGGLTVRWPD; from the coding sequence ATGGAAACGACAAACATCAGTCAGCCAGTAGCGGCAATCAGTGGTGCGGCAAGCGGCATTGGTCTGGCGCTGGCCACCCTGTATGCCCGCCGCGGTGTGCGGGTGATCGCCGGTTACTACCCGGACGATCCGCATGACCCAACTGTCGCCGCTGCTCAGGTTGAGGAGGCTGGTGGCGATGCGCTCTGGCTGCCGCTGAACGTCGCCGATACGGCGTCGGTTGATACGTTTATAGCGCAAGGCGTCGCTCATTTTGGCCGCCTTGATTATGTTATCGCCAATGCCGGGATCTTACGCTGTGCCTCTATTGAAGAGATGAGCGACGAGCGCTGGAGCGAAATGCTTAACGTAGACTTAACCGGCGTGATGCGGTGTTTCCGGGCGGCTTCGCCACGGCTGGTCAGCGGCGGAAGCCTGGTCGCGATCTCATCGATTGCCGGGGGCGTCTATGGCTGGCAGGAGCACGCGCACTACGCGGCGGCGAAAGCCGCGGTCCCCGGGCTCTGTCGCTCACTGGCCGTTGAGCTTGCACCACGAGGTATCCGCTGCAACGCCGTGATCCCCGGGTTGATTGAAACCCCACAGTCGCTGGATAAACAGAACTCACTGGGGCCGGAGGGGCTGGCAAAAGCAGCCAGATCGATTCCACTGGGGCGGGTTGGCTGTCCGGATGATATTGCTCGCGTAGTGGCTTTTCTCACCAGCGACGAAAGCCGCTATCTGACCGGGCAAAGCCTTATTGTTGACGGTGGTTTGACCGTCCGCTGGCCGGATTAA
- a CDS encoding SDR family NAD(P)-dependent oxidoreductase — protein MQLRNRRCVVTGAASGIGEAIALLFAGEGARLILTDRDRKKLEGVVQRSRLIGAQCYGVVADVGEVDGATAGVDACLGHYEGIDVLVNNAGMLTQAPCTDITLEMWETMMAVDLRSVFLACQRALPVMLSQRRGRIINIASQLGIKGGAELCHYAAAKAGVIGLTKSLALEVSSHNVLVNAIAPGPIETPLIEGIHQAWKTAKTAELPLGRFGRAEEVAPVALLLASEPGGNLFVGQTLGPNSGDVMP, from the coding sequence ATGCAGTTGCGAAACAGACGTTGTGTGGTGACGGGGGCGGCAAGTGGTATCGGCGAGGCTATCGCACTGCTTTTTGCCGGCGAAGGGGCACGACTGATACTTACCGACCGGGACCGTAAAAAACTGGAAGGGGTGGTACAGCGTAGTCGGTTAATTGGGGCGCAATGTTATGGCGTGGTGGCTGACGTTGGCGAGGTCGACGGGGCAACGGCTGGCGTGGATGCCTGCCTGGGGCACTATGAGGGGATTGACGTTCTGGTCAACAATGCGGGCATGCTTACCCAGGCTCCCTGCACCGATATCACCCTGGAGATGTGGGAAACCATGATGGCCGTCGATCTGCGCAGCGTGTTTCTGGCCTGCCAGCGAGCTCTGCCAGTGATGTTGAGCCAACGCCGGGGGCGTATTATCAATATCGCTTCCCAACTGGGCATCAAAGGTGGGGCAGAGCTGTGTCACTATGCGGCCGCTAAGGCTGGCGTAATTGGCCTGACGAAATCACTGGCGCTGGAAGTCTCCAGCCACAATGTGCTGGTAAACGCTATCGCACCCGGACCGATTGAAACCCCGCTTATTGAGGGGATCCACCAGGCGTGGAAGACGGCAAAAACGGCGGAGCTGCCGCTGGGGCGCTTTGGGCGAGCAGAAGAAGTTGCGCCGGTGGCGCTGCTGCTGGCCAGCGAGCCAGGGGGAAATCTGTTCGTTGGCCAGACGCTGGGGCCTAATTCGGGTGATGTGATGCCTTGA
- a CDS encoding CobW family GTP-binding protein: MPAEEKLPLHVLSGFLGSGKTTLLKNWLTRQDVNDIALLVNEFGEVGIDHHLLHEVAPDTVLLPSGCVCCQIRGELQAALLALYERRARGLIPPFRYVVLETSGLADPAPILSTLLHDRQLQSHFTPGTLVTLVDAEHAHRQADLQPEWLAQVTAADKLLVSKSDRVAPEETVTLQQWLRQLNPLAEVGTTRLAQDTPDWLFRSEVFRGSHEQRFRWLGSCADNTFSLLPKRDGGAHPTTETCVISLEQSLNWPAFAIWLSMLLHCHGGAVLRMKGILRVSDSDSPVVIHGVQHTLHPPVHLDDWPGALSRSTLVFILRGLEAHRLQQAFSRFMQVLQES; this comes from the coding sequence ATGCCTGCTGAAGAGAAATTACCCCTCCATGTGCTGAGCGGGTTTCTGGGTAGCGGTAAAACAACGCTGCTGAAAAACTGGCTCACCCGGCAGGACGTGAACGACATTGCTCTGCTGGTGAATGAGTTTGGCGAGGTCGGGATCGACCATCATCTGCTTCACGAAGTCGCGCCGGATACCGTGTTATTGCCGAGCGGTTGCGTATGCTGTCAGATTCGGGGGGAATTGCAGGCCGCTCTGCTGGCGCTTTATGAACGGCGGGCGCGCGGCCTGATCCCGCCGTTTCGCTATGTGGTTCTGGAAACCAGCGGGCTGGCCGATCCGGCTCCCATCTTATCGACGCTTCTCCACGATCGTCAGTTGCAGAGCCATTTCACGCCAGGGACGCTGGTCACACTTGTCGATGCGGAACATGCCCACCGTCAAGCCGATCTTCAGCCCGAGTGGCTGGCGCAGGTGACGGCAGCGGACAAACTGCTGGTGAGTAAGAGCGATCGCGTTGCCCCCGAGGAGACGGTGACACTCCAGCAGTGGCTGCGTCAGCTTAATCCGCTGGCGGAAGTGGGCACTACGCGGCTGGCGCAGGATACCCCGGACTGGCTGTTCCGAAGTGAAGTGTTTCGCGGCTCTCATGAACAACGTTTCCGCTGGTTAGGGTCATGTGCTGACAACACGTTTTCGTTGCTGCCAAAGCGCGATGGCGGGGCGCATCCCACGACAGAAACGTGCGTGATTTCGCTTGAGCAGTCGCTAAACTGGCCCGCTTTTGCTATCTGGTTATCCATGCTATTACATTGCCATGGTGGCGCGGTGCTGAGAATGAAAGGCATTTTGCGCGTGAGCGACAGCGATAGTCCGGTGGTTATTCATGGTGTACAGCATACGTTGCATCCTCCGGTGCATTTGGATGACTGGCCGGGAGCGTTAAGCCGTTCAACGTTGGTATTTATATTACGTGGACTGGAGGCGCATCGCTTGCAGCAGGCCTTTAGCCGCTTTATGCAAGTATTACAGGAGTCCTGA